agaaaagttcaaaaatattttcaaaactcAAATCAAAAATACACCAAAATTCCTAAATTCTTTAAATGGAATAAATCCAtgaaaagttttatttttaaatgtttgaaTTGAATTGCCCAATAATTTTCAAagtgcaaataattaaaataattatctgcAAGATTTATAAATGCTTTTAGATCCGTTAAAAcacaaaaataccaaaaattggAACATTCTGGTAATTTTAATTGGAcagaattttgtaatataaataaacacggattttaatatttttaaatcaaagaataactcttatttataaaaagtcTAATAAACCCGATTTCTAAACTACTCACTCGGacagaaaataaacaaataaaattgctTATTTAACATGTAccacaattaaatctaataatcacataattgcagtaactaaaaaaattatttttgaaaatccaactaattggaataaaatataaaattttattcctgctcttttagaaaattaataacaatttaataaaatacttTAAAAATTTCCGAGTCGTCACATActtccccccttataaggattccgtcctcggaatccgcgAAGAAAGAACGAAAGCATACTTCTTCTTGCAAGTCGCATCGTGATCTGCTTTTGTATACGAAACCTTGAAGTGTACTAGCAGTTTTAGCTTGTTCAAACTTGACTGGTATACCCTGAGAATTGATTGACAATTAAGAATTATCGATCTAAAAACATATTAGATTTAAGATATCAAAGCAAATTATGTCATAGGTATGAGTTTCGAAAGCAAACtgatatgaaatagagaaatgctgagagatcaatatgatctaGAGAACTATGTTGCGTATCTAATTGAAGATACTACTAAAGGTAATTAGCCTTCTTGTAATGCacaacacacaagtgatggcgtcccatcaaacttctatcacacagacagatagtccttgtgtcccctatatgtagggttgttcatcccagtTAGAGTAgaatattttgaaagaaaattcaaaatcaataaacaatgattgtctttttttttttttgatgaataagACACTCCGGTTCAGAACTGAATATATAGCAAAGGTGCTACTTTCGATGAgaagaataattaataatgataCTGTAAGTACAAGTATCATTGCATAATTATAAGAGagaagataaaattttaatcaaacatttttataaaaagatgtCAAAGTCAAATAGATTCCAAATGTGCTAGGTTTGATGAAAACACTAGTCAAAATTGACACAATAAACATAAGCATCATTTGATAACTGAAGCAAATGAGAATTTGGTACTTCATGAAATACCACTATCAAAGAGATATCAAAATAATTCACTGAGCggaaaaataatcaatataatgaACAAATGAGGAAGGTATTGCCAAGAGTCTCACAGATGCCTCCTTGATTGATTCCTCTGGCTCGTTTCGATTCTAACAATTCTTCTCGATGTTCTAATATTCTGGCCGATTTGTATTCGACTCTATAGATTCCATCACTGCTATCCACTTTAGTAAAAAAGGAGAATTCATCTTGGCTTGGTCCGGAGCCATCTTCAACTTTATACAATCAGCATTGTAGAGTGTTGACGTTCTAGCCTACTCATAGCACTATGTCGAGTAGTCTAACACAAAATCTATATAACTTCTCAAATCAAGAACTATCCACATGGGTTATTACTCTGACCCAACCAATCTCATATACCTTATACCAAAGCTATATATGCCTCTATAAGAAGCAATAAATAACCCTTTAACCAATGTTCTAAAGTAGTATATATAGTAAGAAACATTCTAGACTAGACAGGTTTACCTATAAGTCTAGCTAGCACTGGTTACTCAGAAGtcaacctcaagttcaaaaatatTGGAAACTAAAAGTTCCATCACTCTTCCCTGAAATCCAAACTCCCTAGTTCTCAAACTGGAAATTAAGATATACTCAAAATGATTACTTAGAATCATTACTCCAACCTCGATCTCAGTTCCATCAACAAAGGCTATAACCAATAGTCTTGACTTACCTCTATATGAGGTTCCACTAAACAAACTCCTATCACACTctacattctgatttcaataacttataacctacagctctgataccaactgtgacatccccaaaatccgggggtctggatttggtgccacgaaaacaaaatcatttaaaaacctgtattttgcggaagaaggtaaaacagatatttgaaaatctgaacattttaaaagagatttaaatcaaaatcactttgaccccctaaaaacaggatcgctaataggttacagcactggaatcagaaactaaaactttaaatcttattacaacttaaactacattatcaattaaacctcgataagaagaataactgataaccaaataaataaatctatctACAACTGaattgaaataaatcaattctaaCCCGAACTATTCTCGTAAACATCTCCCTGGCAATCTCGCCTAGCATCAATCTTACGCGCAGCTTATACAGGTGACCATCTTaatccctagctgaaagggttagaaataatagcaagggtgagcgagaatgctcagcaagatGATATGGAAGGCAAGAGCCAcatgatataattttgtatataaatcagagtatttgaaataaaacaaGCTTTTGAAGTAAATCTAAATGTTGTAACTCAAAAGtttatcaaacatataaattagtatgcttgaaaatttcacagaataaatttgacagtaaACATAAGCTCTCAAAAGCTTAAAAAATAACTAACCAGTTTTTGGATTGGAATCCACAACTGACGGGTGCACTATCACAACTGATCAGACCATGTGATAGCACTGGATCATGCTTCGTAGAAGTATATCCGTTACGATAGGTACCAAATacaaggcaacacattggcctttggcagaGGTATTATAGTATTTCATATAATACGTATATAGCCCTCACTGGACCGCCGTCACGGCCTCTTACGCATTcatccaatcaaaacaaaatattttctcTGGTCTCATTGGCTGGACGATTAATTAGTCCATTGCCATACAATCACCCCTTTCAGAATCTTTCTAAAAATTCTTtcgttttcaaattcaaaatactGTCAAACCCAATTTTATCAAAGTCTGAGTACAATTTTAAAATCCACCGCAATACGACTCAAAGGAATTAACAAAGCTATTTAGTTATTAAAAATCCAGGGTTTATGTCTGGGACAGAAGACCAGGCATATATTGTAGTATCGAAATATGACTACTATAGAGTCATCAATAGTTTCAAACTGTTAAAGAACTCAGACAATAATTTCCAGAAAACTGATTAAAATAATCAGAATACTTTTCAAATAAAGTTGTCACTATTCATATAACAGTAAAAAGTATCGAACTAAAGACATTCGATATTTTCAATCACAGGATAACACATGAAAGCATTTGCACTTTTAAATATCAGAAATCGATAATCATGCTTGCAGGAAGTACaagtcataaatataaaacttgtATTATCAAAAGAGAATTGAAATAATCGCTCTTCAAATAAAAGAGAAGAATAGGAATACTTGCCTCTGACGGAAACACTCGTGACAACCTAGTCACGCTACTCGAGATTCCTAAACTGGCTTCAATTGCTAATCTTTACAATCACTACACTCAATTGGACTATCTTACGGCACTGCCTTATCGAACTATTTCTGACCTGCCTTGCAATACAATTCCTTTGCTTCTGAAAGTTGCTGATGCACGCGTGTCGATACACTATATATGATAGCAAAATAATTCAGTCGAAGAGCAATCCAGATCATCGTTACATTGCAGAATCgaaattatattactacccttcgtcatataaatatatattatatacaaataatatatacacataacatCAGATAGTTAAACAAGTAATCACGTCAACACGTGGCATATAATTCACATGCTTTAatctttatattaatatttatatataatccaatgatatttatatataatctcATGTCTGATTATATACAAACAACTACCACATCAAGAATATTCCCTGGAAATAATCCAAATCCGAATTACAAGTCCAACTATAATTCAATCATATCTCAAATCAACTCGGAATCTCATCaaagtaatttaataaaataatataattttggacatcatgtattttaaaattgagcaAACCTCAAATCAATAACACAACAATCTCTgtccaaaaatttatatattcaccACAATATCGAAACAATCAAAGCCCAGAAATATGATTCGACACTAAACACGTATTATTttagtaataataatacaatttgCAATCTCAATCACCATTCAACTATTCGAATTTAAATTCTAAATGCAAATCCCTACAGCGTTGTACATACTCAAACTCGTTAAAATACAACGCACGTAGCATTATTCATAAAAATCCCAAATCTAGATATTATTAGAAATCCAATATAACCTGAACTCAAGAATAACCTTTCTGCAAGTAATTGAAATAatcaaatttgaaatgaaatctaAATTAATCGATGATCGATTGTtaatattactaaaattattacttattattattactatcaaaaaattgataataataataatattaataatgataataattaaataacaattatCAATCAATTATTCCATTCTAGTTCCGAAAGAGCTTGACAGGCCCCACTCGAACTCGGGTCTCGCGGACAACTCTTGAACAAGTACCCCTCTTTCTTAAGCCTTCCTTTGCTATTCCTTTAAACAATATTCATGTAACCGGAACCCGGCTATCACCTCATTGTCCAACCAACCCAACCTCCAGATTCCATTCAATATGTACATAGTGACTCACCCAACTAAACCAAACTTCTGACCGCTGCAAAATATACACAcctctacatatatatactccaCCCTTAAGCTTTCCTTTATCTCACAGCCAGCACCATTAAACAACCATCTCCTGTCAATAATCTTTTCATCACCACATGTACTACATCATTGTTGCCACTTTGCAACACCACTACAACAGCACCTTTGTTTACAAACACACTAGTTTAAACTCTATGATCCCGCCCTCTTCTCCCTCTTTTCTGCAACCCTGAATCTGCACATCCCATGACTGAAATCCGGCCATTTCAACTGCTGCAAACAGCCCTGTCTTGCTTCATTCTCGCCTTGCAGAAATTCAAAACCAACACTAGCTACCACCAATGGAATCACCTGCAATTGAGACCCTTCTCACTATACTCCAACATAGCCTTTGATGCACTAACACTGTCAGAATCCAGCCAATTCAGTATAAAATCGCAGCAGCTTCTATCACCACCGATCCACGGTGCTTCAGCCCCGCTAATAGCCACATACAAGCATTCCGGGCCTGTAACCTCAGCACCACATCGCTATACACATACACAGCCACCACCTATCAACACCAACACTCCACAGACTTGCTTATTTCCCCCACGCCATCCTGACCATCACCCCAGTCTATTTTCCCCACTCTGTTTCTCTCCGCCTGGACAGCAGCCACCCAAACCAGCTTTAAACTACACCCTGTTTTTCTCGAACAACCAAAGCTGGTTGTCGCCGCTGCACAGGTCTGGCGCCGGTCAAAACCCGGCCGCCGCCTCTGTCCAGCCCCCTCACCAAGTCATTTCTTCCTTGTCGCTTCAGCCTCTCCTACGGCTTAACACGACATTGCACCTCCCCACTCTCCGATTGATACTCACCAGCCCCCAACAACTCAATcagaaacacacacatatatacatatgcacAGAGACATATAGATATTCAAGCACACAAACATACCTGATCACAATCCACAATCAAACCAATCTCAATCTCCACTCACCCTTCTCTCTCACGCGGCTCTTTCTCCACCATCGTCGCCGATCAATACTACAGCCCAGCAAAACCCCCAATACAACAACAATAGAATTCAACAGATGAGTATATACATACAACCACACACAACCGAAATCTCACCTGGTGATTAGCTTGAGTAAATCAAATCGATTGACTGAATCACAGAGTCCTCAAACCCTAGCCCCTCTCTCGCCACCGCTTGTTCTGTTTTGTGTTTATCTCTATTTTCTTTTGTCTTTATTCCCCAACTGCAGTGTCATGTACTACACGAGCTGTACACCGGACTGATGCACCTGCTTGTTTCgttttataattaaaaccaCAACTACACCCCTAATCCTTCACAAAaagattatttaataatataataaagaaaagttcaaaaatattttcaaaactcAAATCAAAAATACACCAAAATTCCTAAATTCTTTAAATGGAATAAATCCAtgaaaagttttatttttaaatgtttgaaTTGAATTGCCCAATAATTTTCAAagtgcaaataattaaaataattatctgcAAGATTTATAAATGCTTTTAGATCCGTTAAAAcacaaaaataccaaaaattggAACATTCTGGTATTTTAATTGGAcagaattttgtaatataaataaacacggattttaatatttttaaatcaaagaataactcttatttataaaaagtcTAATAAACCCGATTTCTAAACTACTCACTCGGacagaaaataaacaaataaaattgctTATTTAACATGTAccacaattaaatctaataatcacataattgcagtaactaaaaaaattatttttgaaaatccaactaattggaataaaatataaaattttattcctgctcttttagaaaattaataacaatttaataaaatacttTAAAAATTTCCGAGTCATCACAAATATGGTTCTACTATAGAACCAGTTTGTATACTatgattatttttcaatttttttggagCAAAGCAAACACGatgattttttttactaattatatatatttattaataatgaaattgatgcatgaattttatgtgtatatgtagGTAGGGTCACGTTCAAGAGGGAACCATTAGAGAGAACctatagaacccttaccttatttctagtattaatcagggttctgcagtagaacttcacatgcaaaaaatgtcaatccAGCCAACATAACAATTGACCAGCCTATACGGAGTAGACCCAGTCTAGTCCAGCCCAcataacaattttaattttagacttatttttgtataaaaataatattaaatcaataattaatttaataaatagataataaaaattccTCACTAGGTCGCGTCGCGTACGTGAGACGCCCAGACATTAGCCCAACTAGGTCGCATCGCGTATGTGAGACGCCCAGACATTAGCCCAAATCGCCTTTCGATTCGAGATGAGGCGTGGCGTGATCAGGTGACACCCCCGCGTGAGACTCACATCAACAACATAcactgttacatatttgatgatgtcacatgtatcgaacttgtttagtgtgcagaagcaaatatcagagtttaactgcaaatcagagtttaacgactgcaaGCAGGATCAAAGTTtagcgaagatcagagtttgcaggcggctgattttcaggagtagatctggataaacaaggaagataaagatcaaggaagattgtgcagatcaggaaggaagaaggatagctactgattagattattttaggaagcagataattgtaaatcaatcaatatatatcatgtaactatgtatataaacacagcttagggtttactctataagagttagaacatcgagcATATTGTTTTTGTAACCCatcagctcttagtgataagttataaatcattaagagagtatttgtaacctactgagttttgtgaataagagtttactttgataattttcttatttgagtattttgttattgattgtgttcaatatattcattattatagtgaattaattcggcctaacaagtggtatcagagcgagctctgttgatatacctacagtgagatcttaatcacacaatcatgtctgaaaaatcacaaacttcaaacagtagatatgagtcacttagggttcagGTCCTCAAGGAatctgaatatcctatctggaaggttaggatggttatgtttctggagtccacagatccagaatacctggacaaaatttattatggtccacacatgccaacaaagctctctgttgcagttggagatgaaccccagaagatgattcccaaaggaaagaaagactatactcctgaggacatctcatcaatcagtaaggatgcaaaagtaaaacacttgttgcacagtgctctagacaatgctatggctaatagggtgattggatgcaaaactgcaaaagaaatatgggatgctttggaaatcagatgtcaaggaaccaaagccatcaagaagaacagaaggaccatacttactcaggagtatgaacactttgattcaaaaactgatgaatcattgactgatctttatgacaggtttgtcaagctgctgaatgatttatctctagtggataaagaatatgatctggaagactcaaatctcaaattcctacttgctcttcctgaaaaatgggatttgaaagtaaccactattagagataatcatgatcttgaagagatgtctctggatgatatctttgggagattaaaaacctatgaacttgagatggaacaaaggagcaaacgacatggagggaaacccaaaccagttgctctaaaagttcaaggagaaacagctgtgaaaaacaaaggaaaagcacatgtcacaaagtctgatactgagtcatcaaactctgataatgactcagacactgatatacactactagaaaaagtggatTAGACATCACCCATTTAACATCGGTTGCAAAAGCCACCGATGTTAAAGACTTTTATTAcatcataaatttaaaaagcGATGTTAAACAGCACTAACGACATCAGTTTCTAAAATGACCGTTATCTaaactgaattttaaaaaacataaaaaacacACGGCCAATACTCTCTCCCTTTTTTAACAAAACATATCCCCGCCCTTAAGCTTATTTTCATTCCCCCCAAATTCAACACAGCAGCTGTCTCCCTTGAGACACACTGTCTCTCTCTCGACACTCCTCTCTCAACATCTACAATCTCTCTTTGCCACCATATCCCCAAATACACCTCTAAATTTAGAACCCTAACTTATCTCACCCGATTCTCAACCACCCAAACCCGATTCCAAAATACCCGAACCCTAGGTCAAATTTTTTGCTCGATTTGTACTGTATTTGCGTGTTCTTGCTGCAGTGGAAGCATAAATCAGTCGTTTATCTCCCATATTGGTAAGATTTGACCACCCTCTTCTTGAAATTAGTTGATTCTTGCTCTGTGCTCTTTTAATAGCTCTGTGCTCGATTCGTATTTTATATTCGTTTGTTGTTCTTAAGGATTTAGTGTAAGTGAGTAGTTATATATAAAAGCATGTTAGtgttagtgtttgtgtttgatgGGTGTTTATTCTTGAGGATTTATATGCGTGTTTTGTTCAttgttaattttgataaatggCATAGTGCTTTTAAAGTGAATAAATCATGTTTATTGATGTGTTTTTGTTGTTTCATGTTTATAGTTATCAACTGGATGCACTAAAGATGGCAATGGAACAGAACACTATTGTGTATTTGGAAACTGGTTCTGGGAAAACTCTAATTGCTATCATGCTTCTGCATAGCTATGCACACCTTTTGCGGAAACCATCGAGTTTTATTGTTGTCTTTCTAGTCCCCACTGCGGTTCTGGTTTCCCAAGTAAGTGAAAATTGTGGACTGATTTGCTTGGATTTTATTATCTGtgatttatttagttttattataaattatgaataGCAAGCTGAGGTTATGAAAATGCACACGGATTTAAAACCTAGAAAGTATTGGGGAGTGATGGGAGTGGATTATTGGAATGTTGTCGATTGGAAAAAGGAGCACGATGAATTTGAGGTCGGCATGAtatgtgttttatttatttttatttttttgagaaaaaaatgatCAGTTTTAACCTACTCCTTTGTTGCGAACTAGGTTCTTGTGATGACACCACAAATATTGCTTGATGCCATGAGGCACAGTTTTATAAAGCTTGAGACGATAAGGATCTTAAAATATGATGAATGCCACCATGCTAGAGGCAAACAACCTTATGCTTGCATTATGAAGGTAAGTAAATCAATGCAGTAGCAGTACTATCTAACTAAATTTACAGTTAAATGTTATAGAACAGGTGACTGACTTCTTTATATAAGAAGATTTTTCTATCATGGCACTTGCTTCCGTGGCCTATACCTAAAAACTATGCCAATATCAACTCCATTATAATTCGTATTTATGTTCGTCTCTTTTATTATTCAtcacaaaaataatatctacctTTGATTTCTCGATAATGCACCACAGGATGACTGCTTCGCCTATCTACACTAAAGGTACGCAAGCACTGacttatatatgtaaattttttactGTTGAAGATAATTTCATTTACTGTCACTGAGCTTGGACAGCTCTAGAGGAATAGAAAACTTCAGGTATAAAAATTTGAGCCcttaagttttttttatccCCTTCAAATATGCATTGACCAAGTGACATATGTTTCTCTTTTGGTATAGGTTTTTACTTGCAGTAGTGAGTCTGTATTAGCAGGGTATATGGCAATGTCAACTCCGAAGCTCAAGATTTATCAAGATGTGGATAGTCTTTGCTTGTTACCCAAAAAAATAGCTAGTGAGATAGAGAGTTTGCAAGAGAAGGTAgttattttgttgtttttagTAGCAAGTCCCGTAAGGAAACTACAAGGCAAATATTATCTAAACTGAGTTTaacatttttcttttgtttgaagGAATTCGGACTTTTGCTGGCAATAAAGGTATTTGGCTgcaatttcttatttttaaattatagtgtCCATGTTATATTAAGCATCAATTTTGTCATTGTACTAGGCTGCCGATTCTTACAAATCCCATGGAAGCGGGATGTTTGTATGGGAAAAACAGGATAAGTTTGGGGAGAGGATTATAACAGAGTTTAGCTCAGAAGTATTTAAAGTTCTCTGTGGTAATATCCCTTCTGGTACGCTCCTTGTCCAAGAACTAAGCTTTAGCAATTTTCTACGCTATATCTATTCCATGTCCTTGGTTAATTGTTACTAATTGTCACTATATGTTTCCTGTACCGAGATTCATTAGATTCTGACTGGTCTCTAAGTGACTCTCACCTACATTGAAGGTTTCATGTGATGGCGGCGCAAGTAATCAAGTCATGGATGTGTCTTTTGGTTGTTGTTGTGTTTCAAACAGTTGATACATATTATGAGAATTGCTAGCTCGATCTTGATGTTAATTACTTTTGTTCATGACTTTGGTGATTCATTCCAAAACAGTTGGTTTGGAATTATGTCAAGATTTAGATTATGAATTTGGTATATATGAATgttgtttttattattgaatcatgTTTTGGTAATTTTCTTATTGTTTGGTATGAATCTTGGTTGGAACCAGTGTCCAAATTGGGGCATTCTGGTACACAAAAATCTCATTTGAGATTTTTGGGAAAAACGTATGAACAAATACCTCATGCCAAAAAGTTAAAAGCAAgacatcatttttttataaaaagatgtTGCTAATTCCCCTATAAAACATCATTTTTCATACAAAAACGTTGTaaataaaaatcttttaaatcagTACAGGAAATAAAACCGATGTAATAAACAACTTCAACATCACCGATGTAATCAGGACAGGAAATAAAACCGATGTTAAAAACCGATGTTTACATCACCTCTTCCGGAAAAACGATGTAGATAACGTATTTCacatcatttatttataaatattcgaTGTCTTTATCTTCATAAGTCCTACATGGAATGTGTTTAACATGTTCTACTACTCAAACTATATAGAATTCTTAAAAGAAATGATACAATAACTGTAAAAAAGCAATAGAAATAcatcatttttcaaaaaaaaagtaatgtCTGATAGTATATAAGACATCGGTttaaaaccgatgtctaaaatGTGGACCTTTTACATCGGCGACAT
This genomic window from Daucus carota subsp. sativus chromosome 7, DH1 v3.0, whole genome shotgun sequence contains:
- the LOC135147753 gene encoding endoribonuclease Dicer homolog 2-like, whose product is MAMEQNTIVYLETGSGKTLIAIMLLHSYAHLLRKPSSFIVVFLVPTAVLVSQQAEVMKMHTDLKPRKYWGVMGVDYWNVVDWKKEHDEFEVLVMTPQILLDAMRHSFIKLETIRILKYDECHHARGKQPYACIMKVSKSMQ
- the LOC135147754 gene encoding uncharacterized protein LOC135147754 → MAMSTPKLKIYQDVDSLCLLPKKIASEIESLQEKEFGLLLAIKAADSYKSHGSGMFVWEKQDKFGERIITEFSSEVFKVLCGNIPSGTLLVQELSFSNFLRYIYSMSLVNCY